Below is a window of Stappia sp. DNA.
CCAGCCCGACATCCAGCCGCCCAGCGCCATGCCGACGATGGTCGCGGTGATCACCGTGCCGACGCGCCGCCCCGCCTCGCGCGCGGGCAGATACTCGCGCACCACGATCGCGTAGCTCGACACGATCCCGCCCTGCGACAGGCCGAAGATCAGCGACACGAGATAGAGCGAGGCAAGCCCGTCGTAGGGGATGTAGAGAAAGAGCGCGAGACATTGCAGCACCGCGCCGATCAGCAGCGTCGGCACGCCGCCGATCTTGTCGGCGAGCACGCCGGAGATCAGCCGGCTGGCGATCCCGGCGGCGAGCATCAGCGACAGCATCTCCGCGCCCCGCGCGACGCCATAGCCGAGATCGACGCAATAGGCGACGATATGCACCTGCGGCATGGCCATGGCCACGCAGCAGCCGAGCCCCGCCACGATCAGCAGCCCCTGCAGCTGGTTGGGGCTGAGGTCGATGCGTCGCGCCGGCATCGGCTCGGCGCGCGGGACGAGATCGGACGCCGCGCGCATGTGGGGCGGCGGGCGACGCAGCAGGAAGGCGACCGGAATGAGCACGACGAGGCAGACGATGCCGGCAAAGAGATAGGCCCCGCGCCAGCCGTGATCCTGCATCACGGCCTGCAGGACCAGCGGCCACAGCGCGCCGGCGAAATAGTTGCCCGATGCGGTCGCCGCGACCGCGAGCCCGCGCCGCTTTTCGAACCAGTGCGACACATCGGCGAGCAGCGGCCCGAAGGTCGCGGCCGCGCCGAAGCCGATCGCCGCCCCCTGAAGCGCGGTGAAAACGATGAGATCGGGCGATTGCGCGGCCAGCAGGAAGCCGGTTCCAAGGGCCGCGGAGGCGAGCGCCAGCGGCGCCGTCACCCCGTAGCGGTCGACGAAGCGGCCGATGAGCAGATTGCCGAGCGCGAAACCCACCATGGTCGCCGTGTAGGGCAGCGAGGCGTCAGCCCGGTCGACGCCGAATTCCTCCTGCACCGCCGGCAGCACGACGACGACGGACCACATGCCGACCCCGCCGATGGTGGCGAGCAGCATCGACAGGACGAGCCGCGCCCAGGCATAGGCGCTGTCCACGCCGCCCGTCGCGAAGCTGCGCCTGACGGCGTCGCCGAACCCTTCCGTCTGTCGCATTCGAACGCCCCCCGGTTGCGCGTCCCCCGCGCATGCGCGTCCTTCGACCTACACCCGCGCGCGCCCGCCGGCAATCCCGCTCGCGCCGGCGCGGGTCGCCGTCAGCACATCCGCCGGACGGGTCCGTCCGGATCCGGCGAGAGATCCTCGGCCATCCGCACCGCCGGCCGGCCCTGCAGGCGCGCCAGCAGCCAGTCGACGTCCCCGTCCGCGTTGCGGCGATGGCTGAGGTCCCGTTCGGGGTAGATGGCGACCGTCGCGCCGTCCCCCGTCTCCCGGGCGATGGCGAAGCGGAAGGCATAGCCCGGCGTCAGCCCCATCCGCAGATCGGAGACGACGATCCTGTCGTCCACCCACTCCACGCGGTAAAACCCCCGGCTGAACCAGGCGAGCTTGTCGAAGGCCGGCGTCTCGTCCAGGCAGCGCGCCAGATCGGCGCCGCGCGCATGCGTGTAGATGCGCGGGCGCGCGTCCGGATCGTCGAGAAACGACAGATAGAGATTGTGGTAGCGCCCGTCCTCCAGGCCGATCACCTTCCACACGAGGGTCGTGAAGGGCGCGGCGATGGCGAAGACGCGCTCCGGCGCGAGGCCCGCGTCGGCGAAGATGGTGCGGGCGCGCGCCTCCATCCGGTCCTGCAGGACGACGGAAAGGCCGAGATAGGCCGTGCTGACGACGAGCGCGGCCGTCAGTCCGCGCGCGAAGCCGCGGCCCCAGTCGCGTTTGAACAGCGCCCATATCACCGCCGCGAGCAGCGGCAGCGTATAGAGCGGATCGATGATGAAGACCGATCCCACACCCACCGGATCGGGGTAAAGCGGCCACAGGATGCGCGTGCCATAGACGGTGATCGCATCGATCAGCGCATGGGTGGCGAAGCACAGATAGACGGTCGCGTAGACCCACAGGCGCTGCGTGCGCAAGGCGCGGAAAAGGCGCACCAGCACCTCGCCGATCAGCGGCGCGGCGAGCGCATGCACGATCAGCGAATGCGTCCAGCCGCGATGAAACACGAAGCTGTCGACCGGATCGTCGAAGGGCAGGAACACGTCGAGATCGGGCAGCGTGCCGAGCACCCCGCCGACGAGCGCCGCCTTGCGCGGGCCCAGCGTCTTGCCGAGACAGGCCGTCGACACGGCGGCCCCGAGGGCGAATTGCGTGAGAGAATCCATGGGCTCCGGGGATCTTGCGGGGCCGGGCATCCGGCTCCGGGAAACGGGCACGAGCGATCTTGAAAAGGCCCCGCCGGGAGATCGGCGAGGCCTTCGATGGATCAGGTTTTAGGGCACCGCCCGCGTCCGGGAAGCCCCGGACACGCCGCTCCCGACGCTCAGTTCCTGTCGTTGAGCGAGGCGAAGGTCTCGCCCGCCTCGGCCAGTTTGACCAGCAGCGGCGCCGGCTCCCAGAAGAAGGCGTCTTCCTCGCCGAAGCGGCGCAGGTCGGCGAGGATGGTGTCGAGCCCTTGCGCGTCGGCATAATGCATCGGCCCGCCGCGCCAGCGCGGGAAGCCGTAGCCCATCAGCATGGTGACATCGACGTCGAGCGGACGCAGCGCAATGCCTTCCTCCACGGTCTTCGCCGCTTCGTTGACCATCGCCGCCATGTAGCGGCGGATGATCTCCTCATGCGTGAAGTCGCGCGGAGTAATGCCCTTTTCCGCCCGCTCCGCCTCGATGATCGCGATCACCTCCGGGTCGGGCGTGCCGCGCCGGGCGCCCTCTTCGTAAAGGTAGAACCCGCGCCCGGTCTTCTGGCCGAACCAGCCGCGTTCGCAAAGACGGTCCGCGAAGCCGACGACGCGCTCGCGCGGGTCGCGGGTCGCCGCGCGCCGCTTGCGGCCCGCCCAGGCGATGTCGAGACCGGCGAGATCGCCGACGGCGAAGGGCCCCATCGCGAAGCCGAAGTCGACCAGCGCCTTGTCGATCTCGTAAGGGCTCGCCCCGTCCTCGACCATGTAGTCGGCGGCCTTGCGGTAGGTGTTGAGCAACCGGTTGCCGATGAAGCCGTCGCACACGCCGGCGCGCACCGCGACCTTCTTCATGCGCTTGGCGAGCGCGAAGCCGGTGACCACCGTGTCGGGCGCCGTCTTGTCGGCGACGACCACCTCCAGGAGCCGCATCACATGGGCGGGCGAGAAGAAGTGGAAGCCGATCACGTCCTGCGGGCGCGTGGTGGCCGCCGCGATCTCGTTGACGTCGAGGTAGGAGGTGTTCGTCGCCAGGATCGCGCCGGGCTTCGCGACCGCGTCGAGCTTCGCGAAGACCTGCTTCTTGACGTCCATGTCCTCGAAGACCGCCTCGATCACCAGATCGGCGTCGGACAGGGCGGCATACTCCGTGCTGGTGGAAAAGGCCTCCGACAGCAGCGCATCGCGCTTGTCTTGCGTGAGCTTGCCGCGCCGCACCCCGTCGTCGAGCAGCCTGGAGACAATGCCGCGCGCGCGCTCCACGCTCTCCGCGTCGCGCTCGATCAGCGTGACGGAGAGCCCGGAATTGAGCGCCGCGACGGCAATGCCGCTGCCCATGGTGCCGCCGCCGATCACGCCGACGCTCTCCACCCGCCGCGCCGTCGCCGTGCCGGCCTCGGGGATCTTGGAGACCGCGCGTTCGGCGAAGAAGGCGTGGATCAGCCCGGCGCGCTGGTCGGAGTTCATCAGCTCGGTAAAGAGCGCGCGCTCGCGCGCCATGCCGTCGGCGAAGGGCAAATCATAGGCCGCTTCCACCGCGTCGATGGCCACCATCGGCGAGAGCTGGCCGCGCGCCCGCTTTTTCGTCGCGGCCCGCACGGAAGCAAAGACCTCCTCGGGCTTGGCGCCCGGATCGATCTCGCCCGTGCGCCGAAGCGCGGCGCCCCCTTCCAGAAACCCGCGCGCGAAGACGCGACCCGCCTCGAGCACGTCGTCGCCCTCCACGACCGCATCCACGATGCCGAGCGTTTCCGCCTCGCGCGCGCCGACGTGCCGGCCGCTGGTGATGAGGTCGAGCGCGGCCTCCGCCCCCGTCAGACGCGGCAGGCGCTGGGTGCCGCCCGCTCCGGGCAGAATGCCGAGCGTGACCTCCGGCAGTCCCACCTTGGCGGTGGCAAGCGCCACGCGGGCATGACAGCCAAGCGCCACTTCCAGCCCGCCGCCGAGCGCCGTGCCGTGCAGCGCGGCGATCACCGGCTTGTCCGAGGCCTCGATGGCGGCGATGACGTCCGGCAGGAACGGCTCGGCCATCGGCTTGCCGAATTCCTTGATGTCCGCGCCGGCGATGAAGGTGCGCCCGAGGCCGTAGAGAACCGCGATCCTGGCCTGCGGGTCCGCGGCGAAACGCTCCATGGCCGCCTTGAGGCCGGCACGCACGGCCTGCGACAGCGCGTTCACCGGCGGATTGTCGACGGCGATCAGCGCGATGTCCTGATCGACGGAGTAACGAACGGGCTCGGTCACGAGACAGTCTCCCAACTAGAAGGAACGGGCGGCGGGGCGGGTCGCGCGCAGTTTAGGCCCGACACCCGGCGTTTCAATCCCAAAAACGGCGCCGGTTTCGCCTGACGGATCCGCCACTTACGCTGCGTCATGCACGCATTCTCCGGACAGCCGAAGCCCGCGGGTCGACGCTCAGACCGTCATCTCGAGACGGATGTCCGGAAGCGGCAGACCGTCGATCCGGGTTTCCCAGGTTTCGCCCGGCGCGACCGGAAAGGCGCGCGTCAGCGTGCCCGTGGTGACGAGGACGCCGGGGCCGATCGCTTGCGCGAGCGCGGTGTCCGGGAGACCGTCGACCAGCGCCTTCAGGGCGCTGAGCGGACCGCCGAGCACGTTGTCCGCGTGTCCCCGGTCGACAGCGACCCCGTCCTTCGCAAGCGTCAGGGAGAAGGTCGACAATCGCGCGAGCCAATCGGCGCGGGTGTCCGGCGCGATGGCGACGAACGGGCGATGCCGCAACAGCCCGTGCAGCGCGAAGGCCGCCACCGTGTCGGCCGCCTGAAACCGCCAGCCCGGATAGGGCGACTGGACGAGTTCGAAGCCGAGCGCCACGCCGTCGATCCGCGCCAGAAGCTCCGCCTCGCTCAGGCCCGGCGCAAGCGGTGCCGCGATGCGAAACACGATCTCCGGCTCGATGCGCGGCTCCATCAGATGCGCGATGCCGCAGCGCGCCTCGCCGTCGATCCGCGCGACCGTCGTGTCGTAAACCGGCCCGAAGATCGGCGCATGCACATCGTATTCGTCCCAGATGGTGCGGTTGGTGAAGCCGATCTTCCACCCGAGCGCGCGCGCGCCGCGCGCGATGCGCCGATCCCGGATCGCCGCCGACACGCGATAGGCACGCGCCAGATCGAAGCCCGGGTCCCCATCGGTGATCGGTGCGCGGTTCCCGGCCCCGTCCGCGATTGACAGCAACTCGTCGGCAAGCCGCGCGTCCGCCGGATCGAGCCCTTGTGGCGAAACGGGTTGCGGATCATTCCCGGTCATTGCGGCGCTCCCCATTGCGCTCCCCCATGCGACACTCACCTGCCGTACAGGCGCGCCAGGGCGCGCTCACGCAGGATGGCGACCCGGCGCGCACCGTGCAAGCCACACGCGGTTGTGACCCGGCGACCGGATGTCACGGTTTGCCGCATGGGTCGGGCGCGTTAGTCTTGGACGTGAGAGACGCTTCATCCGCAAAGGCTTTCCATGTCCCGATTTCTGACGGCGCTAGCCGCCCTTGTGTTCCTGATCGTCCCGGCCGCGGCCGGTGAATTGAAGATCACCGATCTGACCGTCGGCACCGGCGCCGAGGCCGTGCCCGGCGCCACCGTCACGGTGCATTACACCGGCTGGCTCGAAGACGGCACGAAGTTTGATTCCAGTCGTGATCGTGGCGAGCCCTTCTCCTTTCCCCTCGGCGCGGGCCGGGTCATTCCCGGGTGGGACGAGGGTGTTGCCGGCATGAAGGTCGGCGGCCGGCGCGAGCTGATCATTCCGCCCGAGATGGGCTACGGCGCGCGCGGCGCGGGCCGTGTCATCCCGCCGAATGCCACGTTGAAGTTCGACGTCGAACTGCTCGCCGTGAAGGGCCCGGATTTCGGCAATCTCGACAATGACGCGCTGAAGGCCAAACTGGCGGAAGGCGCGGTACTGGTCGACATCCGCCGCCCGGACGAATGGGCCCACACCGGCGTCATCGAGGGCGCGCGGCTCGTCACCGTCTTCGACGAGAACGGCAAGGCAAACCCGAATTTCCTTGAGGAGATCAAGGCCGTCGCGGGACCCGACGACCCGGTCGTGCTGGTGTGCCGGACGGGCAACCGCTCCGAGATGGTCGCGCGCTATCTCGCCACCCGCGCCGGCTACGACAAGGTCGATCACGTCACGCGCGGCATCGTCGGCTGGATCGATGCCGGCAATCCGGTCAGCGCGCCGACCGTGCCCGCAGATTGCTGGCTGTGCTGACGCCCCTCAGCCGTCGCGCTCCCGGTCGGCGGCGGTGAGCATCGCCACCGCCCGGCGCATGCGCTGCACCGCCGTGAGATGCGACAGGCCCGCATAGACCGCGAGCCCGACCGTGACGACGCCCGTCGCCGTCAGCCCGGCCAGCGGCGCGGCCCCGGCCACGAGCAGCATCGCGCACAGGAAGATGACGCGCTCCAGCCGCTCGAACAGATCCGGCCAGGCCTCGTTGGAGATGGGGATCTCGATGGCCGTGCGGGCCTTGGCGTAGCTGGTGAAGACCCCGCCGGCGAGCGCGAAGAGCGCCAGCGCCCACAGATCGTGCACGGCGGCGATGGCCGCGAGCACCACCAGTTCCTGGTAGCGGTCGACCATGGCATCGAAATAGCCGCCCGACCTGGTGCACATGGCGCGGCGGCGCGCCACCGCGCCGTCGAGCGCGTCGAAGGCGAAGGCCACCGCCAGCGTCAGGCCGAAGAGCGCCGCGTTCTCGTGCCACAGATAGGCTGCCGAGACCGCCGCGACGAGGACGAGCCCCGTGCCCGTCACCTGATTCGGCGTCATGCCGAGGCGGATGAGCGGGGTCGACAGGCTCTCCCACAGCGGGTCGATGTGGCGCTTGAACAATCCGTCGATCATCGGGCCTTCTCCTTGCCGGGCACGCTCAGCGATAGAGCGAAATCAGCGCCTTGCGGTGGCGGTCGAGCCATGCGGCGCGCGCATCGAGACGCGCCATGCCCGCCTCTTGCGGCTCGTAGACCGCGACCGGGCCCGACGCAAGCACCGGTGTCGCCGCCTCCACCCGGTCGAACCAGCCGAGCGCCGTGCCGGCGAGCGCGGCGGCCCCGCGCACGCCCGCGTGACGCGGCGCGCGCACCTCGATCCGCCGCTTGAGCGCATCGGCAAGCATCTGCGCGAACACGGGGTTCACCGCCGCCCCGCCGACCAGCGGAATGGGCAGATCGTGGCGCACGCCCTTTTGCCGCGCGACCTTGTCGAGCGCCCAGCGCATGTTGAGCGCGACCCCTTCGAGCGTCGCGCGCAGCAGCGCCGCGCGGTCGTGCTGCGCGCTCAACCCGTAGAAGACGCCGCGCAGCCGGTCGTCGTCGACCGGCACGCGCTCGCCCGCGAGCCACGGCACGAAGACGGGATCGTCCGCCCGCCCCTCGCCGATCCCCTCGTAGAGCGCGGCGAGCGCGGCATCCCCGTCGCCGGCCGCGCCACCCATCAGCCGCGCCGCCCAGGCAAAGGCCGTGCCGGCGCTCTCCTGCGTGGCGATCAGCAGCGGGCGATAGGACGCGCTGCTCGAAATGGTCGCGAAGGCATGAAAGATGTCGATCCGCCGGGAGGGAAAGAATCCGCTCAGCCAGGCGCTGGTGCCGGCATAGGCGTGCAGCTGTCCGTCGGCCATGGCGCCGGAGCCGATGGCCGTCGCGCCGACGTCGCCCGCGCCGGCGATCACCGGCAGGCCCTCTGTCAGGCCGAGATCGGCCGCCGCCGCCGCGCCCAGATGCCCGGCGACCGCCGTGCCGTCGACGATCTCCGGCAGCTTGTCGAGCGGGATCCCGAGCCGGCCGGCAAGGCGGGGCGACCACCCCTCGCGGCCCGGGCGCGTGTCCATCATCCAGGTCAGATTGGCGCTGTCGGCGGTCGTCACGCAGGCGCCGGTGGCCTTGAGGATCAGCCAGTCCTTGACGTCGAGCAGCTTGTCGGCGGCCGCCCAGACCTCCGGTTCGTGGCGCTTGAGCCACAACATCTTGGCCGGCGGGTCCATGCCGTTGTGCGACGGCGCGCCATTGGCGATGCGCGTCCACATCAAGAGCTTGTCGATCCGGTATCCGGCAATCGCGGGAAATCCGCCGTTCATGTCGCGCGACAGCGCGCCCGCACGCTTGTCCATCCAGATGATCGCCGGGCGCAGCAGGCGCGCGCGCGCGTCGACGCAGACAAGGCCGCACATCTGCGCGCAGAACACCAGCGCCCGGGCGCGGGCATCGAGGTCCGGGATCGCGCGGGCGAGCTCGGCAAGGGCCTGCCCCAGCGCCGCCCACCAGTCGTCGGGCGCCTGTTCCGCCCGGTCGGGACCGGGAAAGGAGAGCGGATAGGCGGCCGTCGCGGTGGCGATGAGCGCAAGCTGCGGATCGAGCGCGGCGACCTTCACGCCCGAGGTGCCGAAATCCGCCGCGATCACCAGATCCTCGGCGCGCGGCTGCATGGTGCTTGTCAAAACGTCCCCGTCCGGTCCCGAATTGCGTGAGCTTCGCGACCGGGTTTATAGAGATCGGCGACAAAAATGAACTCCCTCCGACCGCCGCCCCCGCCGCCCGTCACGCCGGCCCGGCGGATCGCGCGCGCCGACCGCCCGCGCCGACGCCCCTTGCGACGAAAGGCCCGCCCGCATGCCGGATACCGCCATCTGCCCCGACGCCATCGATGTCGTCTACACCTGGGTGGACGACACCTTTCCCGGCTACGCCGACCAGCTCGGGCAATATGCCGCGACCGGACACGACCGCAACCCGAACCGCACCCGCGACAATCTCGAGATCCTGCGCTTTTCCCTGCGCTCGCTGGAGCGCTTCGCGCCCTTCGTGCGCAAGGTGCATCTGTTGACCTGCCGCCCGCAGGTGCCCGGGTGGCTCGACACGGAGCATCCTGATGTCGTCGTCCATCACCACGACGCGGTGATGGACCCGGCGATCCTGCCGACCTTCAACTCCTTCGCCATCGTCAGCCATCTGGCGAAACTGCCCGGCGTCTCGGAACGCTTCCTCTACTGCGAGGACGACATGCTGTTCCTGAACGACGCGCGCCTCGCGGATTTTCTCAGCCGTGACGGGCGGGCGAAGATCTTCGCCAAGGCCCGCCTCGCGCCCGTCCATTCGCAGCTCAAGGCGGACACGGAAACCCCGTGGAACCTGGCGCTGGCCACGGCGAATGTCGCGCTGGACCGGGAGTTTTCTCCCCACCGCAGACGCTTTCTGGCGCATGGGCCGCGGCTGATCGAGCGTGCCGTCTTCGAGGAGATGTGCGACCGCTTCCCCGCCGAGATCGCGGCGACCCGCACCGCGCGCTTCCGCACCGGCGACAATGTTCCGCCGGAGTATCTCTACCCGCATTACCTTCTGGAGACGGGACGGGCGGTGCTCGCCGACGCAACCGACAGCCGCCGCATGACGGGCTACGCGTCGCTGGAGAACTTCCTGCCCTGGACCTGGTACCAGCTGCTGCGGCTCGACCGGCAGCGGCCGGTGACCGCCACCCTCAACGACAGTTTCAACAAGGCGCCCAATCCCCGCGTCGTCGCCCATGTGCGCAACACCCTGCGGGGCTGGTTCCCTCAGCCCTCGCGCTTCGAGCGCGCCGACGCGACGCTGCCCGGCTGACCTTTCAGGGCCCGATCCGGAGGCACCTGATCCGGCGCGAGCGCCCGCCGGTATACCTCGACGAAACGCGGTCCCGTGGCCGCGATCCCGAAGGTCGTCGCATGTGCCGCCGCCCAGTCGGTGAGCGCGGCGCGGGCCGCCGCGTCCCGCGCGAGCGCCACGATTCGGCCGGCCAGCGCCCCCGCATCGCCGGGCGGCACCAGGAGATCGGCGCCGGGACCGGTGAGCACCGTCCGGTATCCCGCATTCGCCGCGGCGACCGGCAGGGTGCCCGCCGCCATCGCCTCGATCAGGACGAGCCCGAAGCTCTCGCCATAGCGCGACGGCGCGGCGAGGAGATCCGCATCGGCCACCAGCCGGCGCGCGGTGGCGGCATCCGGCGTCGGCACGAACGTCAGCCGGTCGCCCGCCGGCCCCTGAAGGGCTGAGCGCAGCAGCGGTTCCATCGGCCCGCCGCCGGCGACCGTCAGCCGCACGCCCGACGCGCGCGCCGCGATCTCCGGCCAGGCGTCGAGCAGCACGTCGAGCCCCTTGCGCGCCTCGAAGCGGCCGAGAAAGACGAGGGAAATCTCCCCCTCCCCCAAGCGCTCGCCCGCCGGCTGCGACGGCGCCTCGCCGGCGGCCCGCCATGGCGCGAGATCGATGCTGGGCGGCAGCACCTGCGCGGCCACCCCCACCGCCTCGGGCCGCAAATGCGCAAGCGGTGTCGGCGAGGGCACGATCACGGCGCGCGAGCGCAGCAGAAAGTGGCGCGCGGCAAGGCGCAGCGCCCGCGCCGCAAGCCCCCGCGCGCTGGCGTCGGGCAGCGTGGCATGAAACGTGGTGACCGTCGGCAGGGCGAGGTCCCGCCAGACCTGCCAGGCCATCAGCGGCGTCCAGGGCGTGTGCAGATGCACCAGATCCGCGCCCCAATCTCTCAGCTCCGCAACGAGACGCCGCCGGTGCGCGCGGCCCGCGAAGCTGATCTCGAAGCCGGTGCCGAAGAGTTTCACCCGCCGGGCCCGTCCGCAATGATCGATGCCGGGCTGGCGGACCCCCTCCACCGGCTCGGGCGCGACGATGCGCACCGCATGCCCCTCGCCTGCGAGCCAGGCGGCGAGATCGCGCACATGGGTCTGCACGCCCCCGGGCCGGGCCATGTCGTAGGGGCAGATCTGGACGATGCGCAGGCCGCCCGACTTTCGCGCGTCGCGGGTCATTGGGCCTGACGCCGCACGGTGAGCGCCAGCGCCTCGATCACGTCGGCCGCCGAATAGAGGAGCAGAAACACCAGCAGGGCCGGCAGCGCCTCCGCCCACCAGGCCAGCAGAAGCGCCACCGGAAGCGCCCCGCTCAGGCCGGCGAAAAAGGCATGGATCAGATCGAGCGGCGTCATCCGGCCGGCGGGAGCGGTCTCGCCGCCCTCCCCGGCGGTTTCGACGCGCGCCGGCTCCGCCGCATCGCGCACGACGCGCGCGTAAAGACGCGTCCAGCCCGCGACGAGACCCAGCGCTGTCCACAGCGCACCGGTCCCGAGCGCCTGATCCGCCAGCAGCCCCACGGTCGCGTAGAAAACGCCCCATTGCACCATGTCGATGAGGAAATCGAGCGTCCCGCCGAGCCGCGAAAAGCGCCCGGTGGCGCGCGCCAGCCCGCCGTCGACGCAATCGATCACCTGAAACAGACAGGCGCACAGCACGACGAGCGGCCCCGCGAGCGCGGGCGGGGCAAGCAGCGCGATCGCCGGCATCGCCGCCACCAGCGGCACCGAGGACAGGGTGACGGCCGTGGGCGAGACGCGCGTGCGCGCCAGCAGCCACACCAGCGGGAAACTCGCCGGCCGGGCGAACAGGGCCACCCCCCAGTCGCCACGCCATTCGGCGGCGCCTTTCTCACGTCGATGGGCGTCAAGGAGATC
It encodes the following:
- a CDS encoding MFS transporter; this encodes MRQTEGFGDAVRRSFATGGVDSAYAWARLVLSMLLATIGGVGMWSVVVVLPAVQEEFGVDRADASLPYTATMVGFALGNLLIGRFVDRYGVTAPLALASAALGTGFLLAAQSPDLIVFTALQGAAIGFGAAATFGPLLADVSHWFEKRRGLAVAATASGNYFAGALWPLVLQAVMQDHGWRGAYLFAGIVCLVVLIPVAFLLRRPPPHMRAASDLVPRAEPMPARRIDLSPNQLQGLLIVAGLGCCVAMAMPQVHIVAYCVDLGYGVARGAEMLSLMLAAGIASRLISGVLADKIGGVPTLLIGAVLQCLALFLYIPYDGLASLYLVSLIFGLSQGGIVSSYAIVVREYLPAREAGRRVGTVITATIVGMALGGWMSGWIYDLTASYQAAFLNGIAWNGLNILVMVFILWRTRPARLAPA
- a CDS encoding metal-dependent hydrolase — its product is MDSLTQFALGAAVSTACLGKTLGPRKAALVGGVLGTLPDLDVFLPFDDPVDSFVFHRGWTHSLIVHALAAPLIGEVLVRLFRALRTQRLWVYATVYLCFATHALIDAITVYGTRILWPLYPDPVGVGSVFIIDPLYTLPLLAAVIWALFKRDWGRGFARGLTAALVVSTAYLGLSVVLQDRMEARARTIFADAGLAPERVFAIAAPFTTLVWKVIGLEDGRYHNLYLSFLDDPDARPRIYTHARGADLARCLDETPAFDKLAWFSRGFYRVEWVDDRIVVSDLRMGLTPGYAFRFAIARETGDGATVAIYPERDLSHRRNADGDVDWLLARLQGRPAVRMAEDLSPDPDGPVRRMC
- a CDS encoding 3-hydroxyacyl-CoA dehydrogenase NAD-binding domain-containing protein, with the protein product MTEPVRYSVDQDIALIAVDNPPVNALSQAVRAGLKAAMERFAADPQARIAVLYGLGRTFIAGADIKEFGKPMAEPFLPDVIAAIEASDKPVIAALHGTALGGGLEVALGCHARVALATAKVGLPEVTLGILPGAGGTQRLPRLTGAEAALDLITSGRHVGAREAETLGIVDAVVEGDDVLEAGRVFARGFLEGGAALRRTGEIDPGAKPEEVFASVRAATKKRARGQLSPMVAIDAVEAAYDLPFADGMARERALFTELMNSDQRAGLIHAFFAERAVSKIPEAGTATARRVESVGVIGGGTMGSGIAVAALNSGLSVTLIERDAESVERARGIVSRLLDDGVRRGKLTQDKRDALLSEAFSTSTEYAALSDADLVIEAVFEDMDVKKQVFAKLDAVAKPGAILATNTSYLDVNEIAAATTRPQDVIGFHFFSPAHVMRLLEVVVADKTAPDTVVTGFALAKRMKKVAVRAGVCDGFIGNRLLNTYRKAADYMVEDGASPYEIDKALVDFGFAMGPFAVGDLAGLDIAWAGRKRRAATRDPRERVVGFADRLCERGWFGQKTGRGFYLYEEGARRGTPDPEVIAIIEAERAEKGITPRDFTHEEIIRRYMAAMVNEAAKTVEEGIALRPLDVDVTMLMGYGFPRWRGGPMHYADAQGLDTILADLRRFGEEDAFFWEPAPLLVKLAEAGETFASLNDRN
- a CDS encoding hydratase, translating into MTGNDPQPVSPQGLDPADARLADELLSIADGAGNRAPITDGDPGFDLARAYRVSAAIRDRRIARGARALGWKIGFTNRTIWDEYDVHAPIFGPVYDTTVARIDGEARCGIAHLMEPRIEPEIVFRIAAPLAPGLSEAELLARIDGVALGFELVQSPYPGWRFQAADTVAAFALHGLLRHRPFVAIAPDTRADWLARLSTFSLTLAKDGVAVDRGHADNVLGGPLSALKALVDGLPDTALAQAIGPGVLVTTGTLTRAFPVAPGETWETRIDGLPLPDIRLEMTV
- a CDS encoding CDP-alcohol phosphatidyltransferase family protein, yielding MIDGLFKRHIDPLWESLSTPLIRLGMTPNQVTGTGLVLVAAVSAAYLWHENAALFGLTLAVAFAFDALDGAVARRRAMCTRSGGYFDAMVDRYQELVVLAAIAAVHDLWALALFALAGGVFTSYAKARTAIEIPISNEAWPDLFERLERVIFLCAMLLVAGAAPLAGLTATGVVTVGLAVYAGLSHLTAVQRMRRAVAMLTAADRERDG
- a CDS encoding FGGY family carbohydrate kinase, which translates into the protein MQPRAEDLVIAADFGTSGVKVAALDPQLALIATATAAYPLSFPGPDRAEQAPDDWWAALGQALAELARAIPDLDARARALVFCAQMCGLVCVDARARLLRPAIIWMDKRAGALSRDMNGGFPAIAGYRIDKLLMWTRIANGAPSHNGMDPPAKMLWLKRHEPEVWAAADKLLDVKDWLILKATGACVTTADSANLTWMMDTRPGREGWSPRLAGRLGIPLDKLPEIVDGTAVAGHLGAAAAADLGLTEGLPVIAGAGDVGATAIGSGAMADGQLHAYAGTSAWLSGFFPSRRIDIFHAFATISSSASYRPLLIATQESAGTAFAWAARLMGGAAGDGDAALAALYEGIGEGRADDPVFVPWLAGERVPVDDDRLRGVFYGLSAQHDRAALLRATLEGVALNMRWALDKVARQKGVRHDLPIPLVGGAAVNPVFAQMLADALKRRIEVRAPRHAGVRGAAALAGTALGWFDRVEAATPVLASGPVAVYEPQEAGMARLDARAAWLDRHRKALISLYR
- a CDS encoding stealth conserved region 3 domain-containing protein produces the protein MPDTAICPDAIDVVYTWVDDTFPGYADQLGQYAATGHDRNPNRTRDNLEILRFSLRSLERFAPFVRKVHLLTCRPQVPGWLDTEHPDVVVHHHDAVMDPAILPTFNSFAIVSHLAKLPGVSERFLYCEDDMLFLNDARLADFLSRDGRAKIFAKARLAPVHSQLKADTETPWNLALATANVALDREFSPHRRRFLAHGPRLIERAVFEEMCDRFPAEIAATRTARFRTGDNVPPEYLYPHYLLETGRAVLADATDSRRMTGYASLENFLPWTWYQLLRLDRQRPVTATLNDSFNKAPNPRVVAHVRNTLRGWFPQPSRFERADATLPG
- a CDS encoding glycosyltransferase family 4 protein, whose translation is MTRDARKSGGLRIVQICPYDMARPGGVQTHVRDLAAWLAGEGHAVRIVAPEPVEGVRQPGIDHCGRARRVKLFGTGFEISFAGRAHRRRLVAELRDWGADLVHLHTPWTPLMAWQVWRDLALPTVTTFHATLPDASARGLAARALRLAARHFLLRSRAVIVPSPTPLAHLRPEAVGVAAQVLPPSIDLAPWRAAGEAPSQPAGERLGEGEISLVFLGRFEARKGLDVLLDAWPEIAARASGVRLTVAGGGPMEPLLRSALQGPAGDRLTFVPTPDAATARRLVADADLLAAPSRYGESFGLVLIEAMAAGTLPVAAANAGYRTVLTGPGADLLVPPGDAGALAGRIVALARDAAARAALTDWAAAHATTFGIAATGPRFVEVYRRALAPDQVPPDRALKGQPGSVASARSKREG
- a CDS encoding CDP-alcohol phosphatidyltransferase family protein, whose protein sequence is MALFARPASFPLVWLLARTRVSPTAVTLSSVPLVAAMPAIALLAPPALAGPLVVLCACLFQVIDCVDGGLARATGRFSRLGGTLDFLIDMVQWGVFYATVGLLADQALGTGALWTALGLVAGWTRLYARVVRDAAEPARVETAGEGGETAPAGRMTPLDLIHAFFAGLSGALPVALLLAWWAEALPALLVFLLLYSAADVIEALALTVRRQAQ